The Theileria orientalis strain Shintoku DNA, chromosome 3, complete genome genome window below encodes:
- a CDS encoding ribosomal protein S30 yields the protein MAVKVHGSLARAGKVRNHTPKVAKQEKKKPLTGRAKKRQTYNRRFASSVSGRRRGHNAQG from the exons ATGg cTGTTAAGGTTCATGGATCGTTGGCTAGGGCTGGAAAGGTGAGGAACCACACTCCCAAGGTCGCAAagcaggagaagaagaagccgCTTACCGGCCGCGCTAAGAAGAGGCAAACCTACAACAGGAGGTTCGCCAGCAGCGTTTCCGGCCGCAGACGTGGCCACAACGCCCAGGGCTAA